The genome window agtatgtctactgaaggacatagaagaattaaaattctcctaaaattgagttaaaaagctcaagacttttaataactctccaaacaaaggtgtaggtccttgagaggaaacctgtgaccgtttggacaattgcttatgaggatacaacttaaagcaattaggacgaatgtgtctAGAAataccacaatggtgacaaacatgaggtctaacaaaaaagatttagaattaGACAAATCAGTTTTGaatttcatacctttatcacctTTCTCATATTGGGGCACAAAGACAGTCCTTGATCTAGAAGCTGTGGAAGAGGAGGGGCTGGAGGAAACAGCATATCCTAAGCCAATCTTATCAAAACTAGGCTTTTGAGTACTcaatacctcatcaagctttgcattagacatcctctctatttgagttctagcttgactaagctcaacatcaaaattcttgaccttctcttctaatgagaTGTTCTCCACAATAAGAGTCtcaactaaccttgtagtctcatctagTTTGGCTAACAAATTAGCTTTTTTAGTCTTTATctcattaagctcttttctacaaagatgagaaggcttttcagattttatgaattcagtgcatagcttatcataggcttcctgAAGGGTCAACTTCTTGGGTACTTCATCAGAAGAAGAATCCTCACTGGCACTGGCACTAGCACTttccacaatcaccttatcaGTTGAGGCAGTAAAGGCCATAACGTGACGACATTCATCCACATACTCATCAGAAGAGTCATTCTCAGTATCACTCCAAGTCGTAACCAAACCTTTATCTTTTGACtccttggtcttttccttcataaggTAGTTTGAGCACTTtatcctcatatgaccaaaacctttaCACTCATGGCATTTGCTGAGGGGTTTCTCATTCTTAcccttatcctttttcctaaattgaagaagtttgataatctcatcagttatgaaggttagatcctcatcctcatcatcatcttcatcttcatcttcaccttcatcttcatcttcaaagtcctcaatctcttcctctatacccttaagagccaagtttttactctttccaccttttcccattGAGCCTAATCACATCTCATAGATTTGAAGGTTCCCTATAAGCTTagtcaaaggaatttgatcaatgtccttTGCTTCTTCAATGAcaatgatcttggcatggaatcttttaggtaaggacctaaggatttttctaacaattttggattctgCAATATATTCTCCAAGGTTGAAGgcagaattcacaatatccttgagtttggcatagaactcatcaaaggtctcatcctcctccatccttatttcttcaaaactactagtgagtTGTTGAAGCTTTACAGTCTTTACtgccttggtaccttcataggtggtctcaagaatggtctatgcttccttggcaacttctgtggatgatgttttcttgaattcctcattggtcaccctacaaaacaaagcattcaaagccctactgttgaaatttgccgCTATGATTGTTGTTTCATCCCAATCCACTGACGCTTCCTTTAGCTTAATCCAGCCaacttcaacagcttgccatacttgttcacctagagcctgcaaaaaaaaattcatacgAACTTTCCAATACGCATAATTAGTTCCATTAAATAAagaaggaatcaaaagagattgtctacgatccatgacaacaggggtcaaggatcacactcaggaaattaatccaatcagagtctacctgctttgataccacttgttgggaaatttagactccgattaataaaattaacaagttttaaatccaagttgttaattagatttattattaataaaacttgttaaaaaaaaaaaaaaaacaaacatcaatatcatgtcaaaatcatgcagtggaaaaataaataagacaagatatgataactcaggaaaaccaatgaaacaaactagtttcacagtaaaaaacctgaggggaaaccttctcaaaaaacaatccactatagtaaagagaagtttcagatctagtacaaaacttttgtccctagattctacaatccccatagatgaactcacagtagaaaccttctaccacttcagaacctctgaactcttcaatatatgaacgccaccctttgatgcacgagtactagtacgtgactaatcaattgtGCGAATCCCAGTAtacgacttaatcaccaactagaagaagattgttggctacaaaattattcacttcatcaacaatgaagatcaagaagcacttagttacaaaatcctaaggcgcaaagacgcagtagcttctttcagagagaataaggcgtcggtcaccttttgcatatgttctccttgtattctcttatgtgacggcctctaaaataagccttatataggtctaggattgtgagaaaagaaaccctaagcaaatacataagcataggccgaaaatcaaatttgaaaatctaaaattcgtaaagctcgacagataaggtgtcgagcaggtgtcgaggaacatctcgatcgatccactgggtgttgagaagctatcgaggagacaGAAGATTTCTCGATCGATTAACCAGctatcgagaaggtgtcgagattgcgataagaaacaCCTTAAGAAGCTCAATAGATAGCCTaactgtcgagaggtgtcgagcaactatcgagttttaaaaattcagcatttctttacttgtttcttggacagacttgatgacttcaacacttaaacttgaaacaaggtttcttgaagtattgaacacattctaaatctacccaaatacaagtaaagtgcgttttgtcaaaggattagtcaattacacaaaatatgtccttaacaattACCAAGATTGTTATAAAtcgacaaaagtacagtcatatgtgatgttggtactacctAATGTggctaaaaaataatagaaCTATTGAATATAATGAAAGTATGATCATATGTGATTTGGTACTGCCCAATGCAATGttagaaccaccaaatgtgagaaaaaaaataatgaaaccacaaaatatgacaaaagtacaatcaaatttgatatTAGTATTGCCCAATTTGATGatagaactgtcaaatgtgagaaaaaaaaattaggatagcaccaaatgtaacaaaagtacagtcaGATGTAATATTGGTATTGCTTAATGTGAtgatggaactgtcaaatgtgagaaaaaaatttcgaatatgacaaaagtacggtcaaatgtgatgttgaaactgtCTAATGTGAcgatggaactgtcaaatgtgaaaaaaaaataatgctctcatggaatgtgacaaaagtacggtCAAATATAATGTTGATACTACCCATTTGATGatagaactgtcaaatgtgagaaaaaaaattaggatagcaccaaatgtgacaaaagtacagttagATGTAATATTGGTATTACTTAATGTGATGATGGAACTGtcaaaagtgagaaaaaaatttcgaatatgacaaaagtacggtcaaatgtgatgttgaaactgccTAATGTGACGATGGAGctgtcaaatgtgaaaaaaaaataatgctctcatggaatgtgacaaaagtacggtCAAATATAATGTTGATACTACCCATTGTGACAATGAAACTGTCAAATATAAGAAAACAATTATGGAAAATTAGGGTACCACCGAATGTGATAAAGTATGGTCACATGTGAAATTATTTCAGTAAGTTTCTAGGTTTTAGGGGCAttatggtcattttttaggttctaagcgtttttaagtaattttttaggttacaaggtcatttcggtcattttttaggtttcaatgtcattcagttattttttaggttcaaATTGTCTTCTGGTAATTTTAAAGGGTTTCAaatgtattttggtcattttcaagtgtTATGGGGtatatttggtcattttttaaggtttttttttttttttttgttatttcaatcattttttatgttttagggaaatttcggtcattttttaggttctaagggtatttcGATAATTATTGAGGGTTTCAGacgtattttggtcattttgaagttttatgaggtattttggtcattttataggtttcaatggtatttcaaaaatttttaaggtttcaagatcattttggtaatttttaaggttttatgggtattttagtcattttttaggtttaaggtgCATCACAGTcgttttttaggttctaagggcATTACTGTCACTTTTTAAGTTACAAGAtaatttcagtcattttttaggtttcatggtcattaggtcatttttttttaatatttaagggtattttgattatttttttaggttttagggtcatttcggtcattttttaggttttaaggatatctaaataatttttgagagtttcggggttattttggtaattttaaagtGTTAGGATGcgttttggtaattttagtatACTTAAAggtattttagatattttagaagtatttttgtcatatatattcgatgattattaaataattcggtggggttgggttgggttggctACACCGATATGTAATGTTGGTATGTCTTAATGTGATGATAGAACTATCAaatgtaagtaaaaaaaaaataaaataaaataaaaactattgaatgtgacaaaagtacagtcacatgtgttGTTGGTACTGTATAATGTAAGAGAAtcattgaatgtgacaaaagtatagtcacTGTGATGTTGATACTGCATAATGTGCGGATGGTGCCATcgaatatgagaaaaaaaataaaagaaccaccggatgtgacaaaagtacagtcatatgtgatgttggtactacacAATATAAGGatagtaccatcaaatgtgaaaaaaaaataagggaactaccaaatgtgacaaaagtatagttacatgtgatgttaatactacacaatgtgaggatggtatcatcaaatgtgaaaaaaaaaaataagggaaccaccgaatgtgacaaaagtactgttacatgtgatgttggtattgcACAATAAAATGATAgtatcatcaaatgtgagaaaaaataagaaagttaccaaatgtgacaaaagtatagtcacGTGTGCTGTTAGTACTACACAATGTGAAGATggtactatcaaatgtgagaaaaaaaatagaatctctaagtgtgacaaaagtacagtcacatgtgatgttgatactacacaatatgaggatgatATCATCaaaggtaataaaaaaaaaagggaaccaccaaatgtgacaaaattaCAGTCgcatgtgatgttagtactacataatgtgaggatggtaccattaaatgtgagaaaaaataaaggaactacCAAATGTAATAAAAGTACAGTTACATGTGATGTTAATATtgtacaatgtgaggatagtatcatcaaatgtgataaaaaaaataagggaacaactgaatatgacaaaagtacagtcacatatgatgttattacaatgtgaggatggtaccatcaaatgtaagaaaaaaataagggaatcatcgaatgtgacaaaagtacagtcatatGTGATTTCggtactacacaatgtgagtATGGTATCATTAaatctgagaaaaaaaataagagagctactgaatgtgacaaaagtaaagtcacatgtgatgttggtattgcacaatgtgaagatagtattatcaaatgtgagaaaaaataaaggaactaccaaatgtgacaaaagtacaatcatatATAATGTTGGTACTACACAATATGAGGatagtaccatcaaatgtgagaaaaaaaataaaagatctgctaaatgtgataaaagtacagCCTTATGTGATGTTGACACTCGACAATGTGAAAATGGTATCAtcgaatgtgagaaaaaataaaggaactaTCGAATGTGACAAAACTACAGTCAcgtataatgttttttttttgggtaaaagtaTAATGTTATTATTACACACTATGGTAATAGTGTTATCAAAATGTGATATTTTAGTGATGGTGACGGTATCGCACCTAACAAAAAAGGGAGCACGGTATATAGTAAAACACTTAAGCGAACACATGTATATGTATAACTacatttttacattaaaaaacaCAATCTATCGCTACCTGTTCAAAAGTTCAATTCGGGTGAGGCTGGTGGTAGAAATGATGTTCGTAAGGAGCACATTATGGCTGcccttttttatttagaaagatCATCATGTAATTCCAGAGTTTTAACGGAAGTGAGTTAGAAATtgggtttgtttatttatttatttgtttttgctgCCAATATGAATAAGGGTTTTCGTTCTCCTTAATGAAACATGGGGATGGggttataattaataattatgaacTGAACTATTGTTGATGGCGGTATTCTGTTTTAACACtgcattttgtgttttttttcttttcccaattACAATACGAACAAGTTCTAattaattatatgatttatttctCCTAGTGTTTTCATGAatctatgtatgtatgtatgtgcaGGAATGGTGggactctctctctttctgggAGAAAATCATTTCATACTGGAAAATGGATTCATATGGCCAAACCCAGTTGGGTTTAGTTAGAAAGTGAATTATAAGTCTAATTTGAATTGCTTATTAGTTTACAACATCATggaaattaatttcttttacatCAGCATTGCCACCAGACAAACTGAACTTCTCTGCATGTTTGTATGTATTTCACTATCAGGCAAATGGGTTCGGATCGGAGGCACAAATGTTGTTTCCAGTGTGGAGATATTTCATGGTTCAAGATGCTGGATCTTCTGTTTGTTTCAATTGACACTTATCTACTACACTAATAAAGCATTTTCCTCCTTTGTTTTGTGAATACTTGTTTTGTTGTCTGTCTACTAATTTCTATACCTTACTCAGTCAAGGTAGAGGGGGTGAGGAGGAGTTGTCTGCTCTTCAACGTTCTCTCTTTGGGTGGTAAAAGTGGAGGTGGAGCTGGTATGAGCACAAGGAAAGTTACCATCAAAACATTATCCTGCATTTGGCGTTTGTcctctaatttgtttttaattataggTTCTTGCTTtgcttaaatttaataatagagGTCTTATTTAATCTGGATTTGATCTCTCATCAGTCATCTCTAACTAATAGTTGTGGAGGGGAAAATTTTGCTGAGAATGGGATCTTTAATATTGATTATCTTGCAATGTTTTGTTCAGATGGGGAATCTGCTTGATGCCCTAGATGCTGCCATTGCCATTAATTGATGTAGATTTTCTCCACACCTCTCTATATATttgcaatttaattttcttataattttgtCAGGATTCTGCTAGCTGTTCTGTTGATAAAGTCTTGTGACTAGTGAGCAGACAAGCCATATCTCTTGTGGTTGAAACATGTCAAAACTAGACTGGTTTAATTTCAACTTCACTGAACTTCATCCTTTCTCAATAGTGTAATAGAAATTATAGGTTGGACTTAGTACATAAGACTTGCGCTTTTCTAGGTTTGGGAGAGGTGGTTGGTAGGCAACCTTATTCCCTATTTTTGGAGAGGCTGATTTTCATTTAAACAAATCTTTGTACACGGTTGTGCCTATGTTGTATCAGTTATACCATGATTAGAACCTGCGATGCCATTATAATTGGTGCATTGGAACTGGACTGGTTCAATGAAGTAATTTGGATAACTTACTAGGGGGTGAAGATAGAATGGTACGTTGTACACTTGGCATGTTAACCACAATTGTTAGAGCTatactataaaaattttcttttttatgagttAGGTCTGGTTACCAGTTTATGAAAGCTTGCCTGACTCTCTGGTTTTGACTGCTGTCATTATAGTTCTAAAGATCAATTTCCTACTAGTGAAGTAGCACTGCTGCACTATTGCTGTTTGTTGCATACCTAGATATTGTGTTCACTTGTTTTAACAATTGCCTTGTGTAAACCCTCTTTTCTATTGTAGAGCTATGGTTTTTGTATCCTATTTCCAGTTCCATGAGATAAATATAGAAGAAATAAAAGTCCAAATCTGAATTCTAAGGTCAACCATCCGTGAGCACTCAGCAGTGAAGGTATGATGGGATATACCTCTCACCATGCTTTAAGCCATAGGAGTGCCACTCATCTAGGAGGTTTATTTCTTTATAGACCTATCAAAAAaaggtttctttctttttagataatGATAAGATCTAGTAGTAAGAAAAGCCATATTCAGCACAGacgaggaagaagaaaaagaagaaaagacatGAATAAGATAGAATATATGGCCTTGGATTAAACTGTTAAAATTATCTGTTGTTTGAGCTCAATTAGCTGGAGAGAGATTTATGTGGTTCATTGACCAGGATTAAGGCTCATGGGGGAAAGTGACAGGATGTAAGGAAAAGGGAAACTGGTGAGGGAGAGAACAGGAGATTTGTGGGTAATGGGAAGGAAATACACAGGGGGCGCAGAAATTGAACGACAAGGGATGGTGGGTAGGGTAGAGGTGTTTTGAGAGCTGGGTTCTGACCAACTGCTGACAGAGGTTGAGAAGAAGATTGTCAAGACCATGAGGTGGAGAGAACTGTATAGCAACAGTTGAACTACTACAGCCGAGTGGGGAATGACACAGAGTTAAGTTCCTTGAAGGAATTTTGAATCTGATTAGTTGATTGATAATTAGGTTGCTGGAATCAATTGTGCTCTACTTTTATATGATATGAAATCACTTTTAAAAGGCTAAAAATTCTGGGATGACATTATTAGATACTTAGAACCTGTGTGTGCGTGTTATATTTCTGCAAAACAAGTACTTAAATTCACCAGAAACATATCTTCTGTTGTTCACAAATTTTTAAGAATTGAAACCTTTGGATAAAAATCCTAAGCCTTACTGTCAGAGCCAATGTCCATAATGTTCTGGTTGCCATCTTTTTCTCCACTCCTTAAttgtttcttcattcttttgatACTGATGGTGTATTTGAAGGGATATAAAGCCCAAGGTGCCATCCTGAAGTTGCCACCAGGGCCGTGGAAGCTTCCTCTTATAGGGAACTTGCATCAGTTGATAAGCTCAGGCTCACTACCTCATTCTTCCTTGAGAGATTTAGTAAAGAAACATGGACCAGTTATGCAGCTCAAGTTGGGTGAGGTTTTGGCTGTGATCATTTCATCACCAGAATTAGCTAGAGAGGTGTTGAAAACACATGAACTTAGTTTTGCTCAAAGGCCAAACTTTTTTGTGGGTGAGTTTCTCTCATATGACCATTCAGGTATTATTGCCTCTCCCTATGGCGATTGCTGGAGACAGATGAGAAAGATCTGTGTGTTGGAACTCCTAAATGCTCAACGTGTCCAGTCATTTAGATCAATAAGAGAAGAAGAGGTATGGAATCTTATCGGAACTATTTATTCGTCCAATGGACTTCCCATCAATCTTAGCAAGAATTTATTCTCCATGACAAATAGTGTAACTTCTAGAGCAGCATTTGGAGAAAAGTACAAAGGTCAAGATGAGTTCATATCTCTGGTTAAGGAGATAGTTATGCTTAGTTCAGGTTTTAACGTGCCAGATTTGTTCCCTTCACTTAAATTTATTGCTATATTTAATGGGATGAAGACTTCCTTGGAGAGACTACACCAAGACATGGACAAAATTCTTCAAGATATAATTGATGATCATAAGATGAACATAATAACCACTAGCACCACCAATGACTTTTCACGCAAGGAAGATCTTCTTGATGTGCTTCTAAAACTTCAGGAGTCGAGGGAGCTCAAATTTGAGGTCACAACCAAGCACATCAAAGCTGTCACTTTGGTATGACTCACCAAACTTTTGTAGTACTCAGTTTTTTTCAACTACTAATATGATTTATATAATTCTACTTTTTCAGGACATCTACCTTGCAGGGGGTGAAACTACAGCAACAACCTTAGAATGGGTAATGTCAGAGTTGCTAAGAAACCCACAGGTAATGGAGAAGGCACAAGCTGAAGTGTGCAAGGTTTTAGAAGGAAAGAGGAAAATTGAAGATGGAGACATCCAGAAGTTAGATTATGTAAAATTAGTTGTCAAAGAAACTTTACGATTACATCCTCCTGCTACCTTAATCTCAAGAGAGTGTAGAGAAAGATGTGAAATCAGTGGATATGACATACCAACTAAAACCAAGGTTTTGATCAATGCGTGGGCAATAGGGAGAGATCCAGATTATTGGGTCAATGCTGAATGCTTTCAGCCAGAGAGGTTCTGTGGTTCATTTGTTGAATTTAAAGGGACTAACTTTGAATTCCTTCCATTTGGGGCTGGAAGGAGGATGTGTCCAGGCATAACATTTGGTATTGCAATGATTGAACTTGCAATCGCCCAGTTATTGTATCACTTTGACTGGAAACTACCAAATGAGATCAAACCTGAAGAACTTGACATGACTGAAAATTTTGGATCAACTTGTAGGAGAAGGAATGATTTGTATTTAATCGCCTCCTCTCGTATTCCTTTccttaattaaatcaattaagGGTATCTGAAATTGTCCTAGTTGTAAGTGTGTCTGTTGATCATTATGAGAATATGTTAGTTTGGGtggtatattataaaaaatgaattttgaagAGTTTATCTTCATTTGAATATTGTTAGTTTGTGTGTTAAGAtacaatatttcaataaatttgagCTAGTCCCCTTAAGACAGGTATTCAAACTCACTGAGCCTCTGCTTGTATGATGAACATCACTCTCCTTTTTCTCTAAAGCTCAATTTTGTACCCCTCCCTTCCATAGTCACCGAGATGGCACTGGCAACATAAATTCTTAACCATTAATATAATCTTTCAATTCATGATTTTCTTAGTGTTCTATACATTTTCAATAAACAAAATCCTAAGGATTAACACATTTCTGCAACCTAAGATTGCTAAAgacatgaattaaaaaaaaaaaattaaaaaattaaaaaggaaagaaagttaataaaattttctgctGTTAAACTTAAACCGGATGATTCCCACAAGAATCACGTTTTGTTTGAAGTGACTGACtccaatcaaaatcaaatggTGTGGTTTCATTGTCTGACTGATTCACTCACGAGCCATTATTAATAAAACAGAAACACGCAAACGTGAGAGTGAGACGAGaccaccaaaccaaaccaaacgcAGCTATAGTAAAAGACCAAACGATGTTTTTCCGTATTGTCACCAGAATTTGCTACAGATCCAAGAAATTCTGTGAAGCAGTTAGGCGAGATACATTTAATCTGTATTTGAGAAATTAGGAGACGAGTGTTTATACAATCACACGGTTATATAATTTTCTCCAAGTCTCTCTGCTTTCctaatttcactttttctttcacTCTTTCAATTCTCGCTTaaatcaccattttttttttttttttgtgtgcctCTTTTTGATCTTTGATTTCTTCACAAAGAGCACCAGACACAtccaaattaacacaattgTTATCAACCCCAGCGGGACAGGGGAATCTTTCCATGAGGGAAGCAGTGGAAGAGAGACTTGCAATTAATCATCAAACACAGTGAAGCAGTGGAATagttttgtattattatttgtCTATACCATACATAATACATTAGCCCAAATCTAACATTAattgctttaaaaaataaaaaataagtctttgctttcaaaaaataaataaaaaaaacattctaaGTTTTACActgaatttttatcttttatttttgttctccaGTCCATGAACCCAAACCCGTGCCTTGCCAAAAAGCACTAAACTTAGCTTAATATGAACATGACAACAAtttaaaacttgtaaatttTGAGGCACTAACTTCTTAAGAAGGGTGGGGAGTGGGGTGAGCTAAAAACTCAATAAGAGACTACATTACATGATATTCTCAAGTAAAATACATATTATAATAAGTGTGGGGGATTGGAACATAGCCCCTGTGGACTTTGGGTTGAAGAGGAAAGGCCAAAGAGACATTCCCGAAATAACACCTTGGTCCATGTCCCAACTTAgaaaagcccaagcccaagagaAGATAGCTCCTCTAAATCAACTGCCAAGGTAATCTGAGGAACTAGTTTACCCTGAGATACAATGACCTAATTGAAAAGAGATCAACGGATTCACCGAAGATGCAACTTTGGTCcacccccccctcccccctccctCTTTCTTGAGGAACACGAAGAAGACAACACAAAGTC of Quercus lobata isolate SW786 chromosome 8, ValleyOak3.0 Primary Assembly, whole genome shotgun sequence contains these proteins:
- the LOC115956049 gene encoding cytochrome P450 71D8-like, encoding MSIMFWLPSFSPLLNCFFILLILMVYLKGYKAQGAILKLPPGPWKLPLIGNLHQLISSGSLPHSSLRDLVKKHGPVMQLKLGEVLAVIISSPELAREVLKTHELSFAQRPNFFVGEFLSYDHSGIIASPYGDCWRQMRKICVLELLNAQRVQSFRSIREEEVWNLIGTIYSSNGLPINLSKNLFSMTNSVTSRAAFGEKYKGQDEFISLVKEIVMLSSGFNVPDLFPSLKFIAIFNGMKTSLERLHQDMDKILQDIIDDHKMNIITTSTTNDFSRKEDLLDVLLKLQESRELKFEVTTKHIKAVTLDIYLAGGETTATTLEWVMSELLRNPQVMEKAQAEVCKVLEGKRKIEDGDIQKLDYVKLVVKETLRLHPPATLISRECRERCEISGYDIPTKTKVLINAWAIGRDPDYWVNAECFQPERFCGSFVEFKGTNFEFLPFGAGRRMCPGITFGIAMIELAIAQLLYHFDWKLPNEIKPEELDMTENFGSTCRRRNDLYLIASSRIPFLN